A section of the Microbacterium forte genome encodes:
- a CDS encoding hemolysin family protein: MNDWGGLAWLVVLLVANAFFVGAEFAVISARRSQIEPKADRGSRAAKTALFAMEHATLMLATSQLGITICSLLILNVSEPAIHHLLAVPLHALGWSDGVVDAVSFAIALLIVSFLHVVFGEMVPKNLAFSVPERAVLILAPPLVMVSKIFMPVIWLLNAAANGVLRLFRVEPKNEAASTFTLDEVATIVDQSRREGVLTDTAGTVAAAVEFTDKKARDVAVPLSDLVTLPQSATPDDVEKAVARYGFSRYVIVDDEGTPVGYVHLKDILRASDGPGAAEKLVEPLPSKRINHMVPVQEDTDLEDALAVMRRAGRHLAKVRDSQGRTTAVLFLEDILEELVGEVQDATRRIRGH, from the coding sequence ATGAACGACTGGGGAGGACTGGCCTGGCTGGTCGTGCTGCTCGTGGCGAACGCGTTCTTCGTCGGCGCCGAGTTCGCGGTGATCTCCGCGCGCCGGTCGCAGATCGAGCCCAAGGCCGACCGCGGGTCGCGCGCCGCCAAGACCGCGCTCTTCGCGATGGAGCACGCGACGCTCATGCTCGCGACCTCGCAGCTGGGCATCACGATCTGCTCGCTGCTGATCCTGAACGTCTCCGAACCCGCGATCCATCACCTGCTCGCCGTGCCGCTGCACGCGCTCGGCTGGTCGGACGGCGTCGTCGATGCCGTGTCGTTCGCGATCGCTCTGCTGATCGTGTCGTTCCTGCACGTGGTGTTCGGCGAGATGGTGCCGAAGAACCTCGCGTTCTCGGTGCCGGAGCGCGCGGTGCTCATCCTTGCGCCGCCCCTCGTGATGGTGTCGAAGATCTTCATGCCGGTGATCTGGCTGCTGAACGCGGCGGCCAACGGCGTGCTCCGGCTGTTCCGGGTCGAGCCGAAGAACGAGGCCGCATCGACGTTCACGCTCGACGAGGTCGCGACGATCGTCGATCAGTCCCGGCGAGAGGGCGTGCTCACCGACACGGCGGGCACTGTGGCGGCAGCCGTGGAGTTCACCGACAAGAAGGCTCGCGATGTGGCTGTTCCGCTCAGCGATCTCGTGACGCTTCCGCAGTCGGCGACTCCGGATGACGTCGAGAAGGCCGTCGCCCGCTACGGGTTCTCCCGCTACGTGATCGTCGACGACGAGGGAACCCCTGTCGGATACGTCCACCTCAAGGACATCCTGCGGGCGTCCGATGGACCCGGCGCTGCCGAGAAGCTGGTCGAGCCGCTGCCCTCGAAGCGCATCAACCATATGGTCCCGGTGCAGGAGGACACCGATCTGGAGGACGCTCTCGCCGTGATGCGCCGAGCAGGGCGTCACCTGGCGAAGGTGCGGGACTCCCAGGGGCGCACGACTGCCGTGCTCTTCCTCGAGGACATCCTCGAGGAGCTCGTGGGCGAGGTGCAGGACGCGACCCGTCGCATCCGCGGTCACTGA
- a CDS encoding MFS transporter, which translates to MNPSTESRGAAKWALLSLAIGSFGIGMTEFVVMGLLPNIADELLPTLWASSPEDALSQAGWLISLYALGVVVGAPTIAGFVARYPRHRVMIGLALALTVFNALTVFLPTFELVGASRFLAGLPHGAYFGIGALVAADVMGPGNRAKGVAFILTGLTVANVVGVPLGTFLGQLWGWRAAFAVVTLVFALATVCIAFFVPAHPGSPGRTMREELGVFRIPQVWFTLGVGAIGFGGFFAVYSYIAPLVTEVAGSPEWAVPIVLVLMGLGMTAGNLVGGHLADIDLRRTLLFGLAAMAVVFALLAVLAFWIVTLALLVFVVGFVSSVLSPTIQTRLMDVAGDNQSIAAAMNHSALNIGNSLGAFLGGVVIAAGWRFVAPSWTGAALAVAGLLIALLSYRSEARRPVLTAA; encoded by the coding sequence GTGAATCCCTCGACTGAATCGAGGGGTGCGGCGAAGTGGGCGCTCCTCTCCCTCGCCATAGGCAGCTTCGGCATCGGCATGACCGAATTCGTCGTCATGGGCCTGCTGCCCAACATCGCCGACGAGCTGCTGCCCACGCTGTGGGCCTCCAGCCCTGAAGACGCGCTGAGCCAGGCAGGGTGGCTGATCTCGCTCTACGCGCTCGGCGTGGTCGTCGGTGCTCCGACGATCGCCGGGTTCGTCGCCCGCTACCCCCGGCACCGGGTCATGATCGGCCTGGCGCTGGCGCTGACCGTGTTCAACGCGCTCACGGTGTTCCTGCCGACCTTCGAACTCGTGGGTGCGTCTCGGTTCCTCGCCGGTCTGCCGCACGGTGCCTACTTCGGCATCGGCGCCCTGGTCGCGGCGGACGTCATGGGGCCGGGCAACCGCGCCAAGGGCGTCGCCTTCATCCTCACAGGTCTGACCGTGGCGAACGTGGTGGGAGTGCCGCTGGGAACCTTCCTCGGTCAGCTCTGGGGATGGCGGGCGGCCTTCGCGGTCGTGACGCTCGTCTTCGCCCTGGCGACGGTGTGCATCGCGTTCTTCGTGCCCGCACATCCCGGCTCGCCCGGGCGGACCATGCGCGAGGAGCTCGGCGTCTTCCGCATTCCCCAGGTCTGGTTCACCCTCGGTGTCGGCGCGATCGGCTTCGGCGGCTTCTTCGCGGTCTACAGCTACATCGCGCCGCTGGTGACCGAGGTGGCCGGCTCGCCCGAGTGGGCGGTGCCGATCGTGTTGGTGCTGATGGGGCTCGGGATGACAGCGGGCAACCTCGTCGGCGGACATCTCGCGGACATCGACCTGCGACGCACGCTGCTCTTCGGACTTGCCGCGATGGCTGTGGTCTTCGCCCTCCTCGCCGTGCTCGCATTCTGGATCGTCACCCTCGCGCTGCTCGTGTTCGTGGTCGGCTTCGTGTCTTCGGTGCTGAGCCCGACGATCCAGACCCGGCTGATGGATGTCGCCGGAGACAACCAGTCGATCGCCGCCGCGATGAACCACTCTGCGCTGAACATCGGCAACAGCCTCGGCGCATTCCTCGGCGGCGTGGTGATCGCCGCCGGATGGCGCTTCGTCGCGCCGTCCTGGACGGGTGCGGCGCTCGCGGTCGCCGGCCTCCTGATCGCCCTGCTGTCGTATCGCTCAGAGGCGCGCAGACCGGTGCTCACGGCGGCGTGA
- a CDS encoding NAD(P)H-hydrate dehydratase, with the protein MPDARDWSREDTARFLRVPGADDDKYSRGVVGLRTGSSAYPGAAVLGVEAAWRAGAGFVRYVGDGRAADAVIARRPETVVSPSIAGARVGAWVIGSGTDAASRSPETERELRDLLDGQVPVVVDAGALDLARGSRAPRVLTPHGREFERLQDQLGYGTRDDRADAVARVAHDLGTVVLLKGAQTLIADSDGLLIRVEAGTGWLATAGTGDVLGGVLGALLAANADAPLAEVAAAAAWLHGHAGVLAAGTGADGRATGHPIVALDVAEALPRAFSDVVA; encoded by the coding sequence ATGCCCGACGCACGTGACTGGTCCCGCGAAGACACCGCACGCTTCCTGCGCGTGCCAGGCGCGGATGACGACAAGTACTCCCGGGGCGTCGTCGGCCTGCGCACCGGATCGTCCGCCTATCCGGGTGCCGCGGTGCTCGGTGTCGAGGCGGCGTGGCGCGCCGGGGCGGGCTTCGTGCGCTACGTCGGCGACGGCCGAGCCGCGGATGCCGTGATCGCACGACGCCCCGAGACCGTGGTCAGCCCGAGCATCGCGGGTGCACGCGTCGGCGCCTGGGTGATCGGATCAGGGACGGATGCCGCGAGCAGGAGCCCCGAGACGGAGCGCGAGCTGCGCGACCTGCTCGACGGGCAGGTGCCGGTGGTCGTCGACGCGGGGGCGCTCGACCTGGCGCGAGGGAGTCGTGCCCCGCGCGTGCTGACGCCGCACGGCCGTGAGTTCGAGCGCCTGCAGGATCAGCTCGGATACGGCACCCGTGACGACCGCGCCGACGCCGTCGCCCGGGTGGCGCACGACCTCGGCACCGTCGTGCTGCTCAAGGGCGCACAGACGCTGATCGCGGATTCGGACGGACTGCTGATCCGGGTGGAGGCGGGCACCGGCTGGCTTGCGACTGCGGGCACCGGTGATGTCCTGGGCGGCGTGCTCGGGGCGCTCCTCGCCGCGAACGCCGACGCACCGCTGGCTGAGGTCGCAGCCGCGGCCGCGTGGTTGCATGGTCATGCCGGTGTCCTCGCGGCTGGTACGGGCGCGGATGGCCGCGCGACGGGACATCCGATCGTGGCGCTCGATGTCGCAGAGGCGCTGCCTCGCGCATTCTCGGACGTCGTCGCGTGA
- a CDS encoding NUDIX hydrolase, whose protein sequence is MTDLDDLPVAGTAVLLRPTPEGFAVLLMRRPDRGSFAGAWVFPGGKVEPSDRREGADESDDARRAAVRETAEEVGLIISDPVLLSRWHPPVEAPIRIRTWFFLASAPDDEPRFSVDEVVDVVWLSPAEALSRHATGEWTLFPPTWVTLHQLGRFSSVDAVLASGGVAQHFSTRVVETPQGRDFEWDGVRLRTGSLPWTIDES, encoded by the coding sequence GTGACCGACCTCGACGATCTGCCCGTCGCCGGGACAGCCGTGCTGCTGCGTCCGACGCCCGAGGGCTTCGCCGTGCTGCTGATGCGTCGGCCCGATCGCGGCTCGTTCGCGGGGGCCTGGGTGTTCCCCGGCGGCAAGGTGGAGCCGTCCGACCGCCGAGAGGGGGCGGATGAGAGTGACGATGCGCGCAGGGCGGCGGTTCGCGAGACAGCCGAGGAGGTCGGCCTGATCATCAGCGATCCCGTGCTGCTGTCGCGCTGGCATCCGCCGGTCGAGGCGCCCATTCGCATCCGGACCTGGTTCTTCCTGGCCTCAGCGCCTGACGACGAACCGCGGTTCTCGGTCGACGAAGTCGTCGACGTGGTGTGGCTGAGCCCGGCAGAAGCCCTGTCGCGACACGCGACGGGGGAGTGGACGCTCTTCCCTCCGACCTGGGTCACCCTGCACCAGCTCGGCCGATTCTCCTCGGTCGATGCTGTGCTCGCCTCCGGAGGGGTGGCGCAGCATTTCTCGACCCGTGTGGTCGAGACGCCGCAGGGCAGGGACTTCGAGTGGGACGGTGTGCGGCTGCGCACCGGTTCGCTGCCGTGGACGATCGACGAGAGCTAG
- the metX gene encoding homoserine O-acetyltransferase MetX, which translates to MDWQTTSEDTVPSAPVTEADVRLLRARPPATGAWRDGDPAGGRSFASFGAFATESGAELPGIRLAFETWGELNDARDNAILVLHALTGDSHVRGGAGAGHPTAGWWEDVTGPGGPLDTDRWFVIAPNMLGGCQGSTGPASIAPSGYEWASRFPYLTIRDQVAAQVRLADSLGIDTWAAVIGGSMGGMHALEWAVTHPERVARLAVLSSPPVTTADQIALNTVQLETIRMDPRFQGGEYYDLADGDGPHRGLALARRMALLNYRSPIELNQRFQRSWQSGVSPLGHGGRFAVESYLDFHGNKFTRRFDANSYITLVEAMNSHDVGRDRGGVEEALRAVTATTLVLGIDSDRLFPVDGQHRIARSIPNTLDGPEAVVLTSDFGHDGFLIETEAVGSNLRRLLAS; encoded by the coding sequence ATGGACTGGCAGACGACCTCTGAAGACACGGTGCCCTCGGCGCCCGTGACGGAGGCCGACGTGCGTCTGCTTCGCGCACGACCACCGGCGACCGGCGCGTGGCGCGACGGAGACCCGGCGGGCGGACGCAGCTTCGCCTCGTTCGGCGCCTTCGCGACAGAGAGCGGCGCTGAGCTCCCCGGCATCCGTCTCGCGTTCGAGACGTGGGGCGAGCTGAACGACGCCCGCGACAACGCGATCCTGGTGCTCCACGCGCTCACCGGCGACAGCCACGTGCGCGGCGGCGCCGGAGCGGGGCACCCGACCGCAGGCTGGTGGGAGGACGTGACCGGGCCCGGGGGGCCGCTCGACACCGACCGGTGGTTCGTCATCGCGCCGAACATGCTCGGCGGCTGCCAGGGCTCCACGGGACCCGCCAGCATCGCGCCCTCCGGATACGAGTGGGCCTCCCGCTTCCCCTATCTGACCATCCGCGACCAGGTCGCAGCCCAGGTGCGCCTCGCAGATTCCCTCGGGATCGACACCTGGGCCGCCGTGATCGGCGGATCCATGGGCGGGATGCACGCCCTCGAATGGGCCGTCACGCACCCTGAGCGCGTCGCCCGCCTCGCAGTGCTCTCCTCCCCGCCCGTCACCACTGCCGATCAGATCGCCCTGAACACGGTGCAGCTCGAGACCATCCGCATGGACCCGAGGTTCCAAGGCGGCGAGTACTACGACCTGGCCGACGGCGACGGTCCGCACCGCGGCCTGGCGCTCGCCCGACGCATGGCGCTGCTGAACTACCGCAGCCCGATCGAGCTCAACCAGCGGTTCCAGCGTTCGTGGCAGTCCGGGGTGTCTCCTCTCGGTCACGGCGGTCGCTTCGCCGTCGAGTCGTACCTCGACTTCCACGGCAACAAGTTCACCCGCCGTTTCGACGCGAACAGCTACATCACCCTCGTCGAGGCCATGAACTCGCACGACGTCGGCCGTGACCGCGGTGGCGTCGAAGAGGCGCTGCGCGCCGTGACCGCCACGACACTCGTGCTGGGGATCGACAGCGACCGGCTCTTCCCCGTCGATGGCCAGCACCGCATCGCCCGCAGCATCCCGAACACCCTCGACGGCCCCGAAGCGGTGGTGCTGACCAGCGACTTCGGTCACGATGGATTCCTCATCGAGACAGAGGCGGTCGGCAGCAATCTCCGACGGCTGCTCGCGAGCTAG
- a CDS encoding thiamine-binding protein, with amino-acid sequence MLIAFSVAPSGVPSDGAERSDASVHDAVAAAVRVVRESGLPHRTTSMFTEIEGPDWDSVMDVVKRATEAVMPFGSRVSLVLKADIRPGYTGELDAKIERLEAAIDDADTP; translated from the coding sequence ATGCTGATCGCCTTCTCCGTCGCACCGAGCGGCGTCCCCTCCGACGGCGCCGAGCGCTCCGACGCGTCGGTCCACGATGCGGTCGCCGCCGCCGTCCGCGTCGTTCGGGAGTCGGGCCTGCCGCACCGCACGACCAGCATGTTCACCGAGATCGAGGGCCCGGACTGGGACTCGGTGATGGATGTCGTCAAGCGCGCCACCGAAGCCGTGATGCCCTTCGGCTCGCGGGTGTCGCTCGTGCTCAAGGCCGATATCCGCCCCGGCTACACCGGAGAGCTCGACGCGAAGATCGAGCGGCTCGAGGCGGCGATCGACGACGCGGACACCCCGTAG
- a CDS encoding hemolysin family protein — protein sequence MDYILLGVGLLLTVGTGLFVASEFALVTLDRADLEARQSRGESRLSLTISALKHTSTHLSSAQLGITLTTLLTGYTMEPALSNLLGPTLVAWSIPEAAVGPIATIVAMLVATVLSMILGELVPKNFALALPLATAKLVMPFQVAFTTVFKPAVVVLNGSANGVLRSMGIEPKEELSGARSAEELSSLVRRSASAGLLEADTASLLDRTLTFSRLTAADVMTARPSMHALAVGDSADDVIQLARRTGHSRFPVYDDDLDDITGVVHLKAAISVPRDRRGEVPVGALSTDPLRVPETVHVDALISELRARGYQLAVVVDEYGGTAGLVTLEDLVEELVGEVSDEHDRTRAGVVRGRDGITFPGELRPDELRRRAGVEVPEGDVYDTVAGYVMSVLERVPSVGDEVDLDTGKLQVVRMDGRRVDRIRYVPNQDLPAEVVGR from the coding sequence ATGGACTACATCCTCTTGGGCGTGGGGCTTCTGCTCACCGTGGGCACCGGGCTGTTCGTCGCGAGCGAGTTCGCCCTGGTCACTCTCGACCGCGCCGATCTCGAGGCCCGTCAGTCCCGCGGCGAATCCCGCCTGTCGCTGACCATCAGCGCCCTCAAGCACACCTCGACCCATCTGTCGTCCGCTCAGCTGGGCATCACCCTGACGACGCTCCTGACCGGGTACACGATGGAGCCGGCGCTCTCCAACCTCCTCGGCCCGACCCTCGTCGCATGGAGCATCCCTGAGGCGGCCGTCGGTCCGATCGCGACGATCGTCGCCATGCTGGTCGCCACCGTGCTGTCGATGATCCTCGGGGAGCTGGTGCCCAAGAACTTCGCCCTGGCGCTGCCGCTCGCGACCGCGAAGCTCGTCATGCCGTTCCAGGTCGCGTTCACGACCGTCTTCAAGCCGGCCGTCGTGGTGCTCAACGGCAGTGCGAACGGGGTCCTGCGGAGCATGGGCATAGAGCCGAAGGAAGAGCTGTCCGGTGCGCGCAGCGCCGAGGAGCTCTCTTCTCTCGTGCGTCGCTCGGCGAGTGCCGGACTGCTCGAAGCCGACACCGCGAGCCTGCTCGATCGGACGCTGACGTTCTCCCGCCTGACGGCCGCCGACGTGATGACGGCTCGTCCGAGCATGCACGCCCTCGCGGTCGGCGACTCGGCCGACGACGTCATCCAGCTCGCCCGTCGCACGGGACACAGCCGCTTCCCCGTGTACGACGACGACCTCGACGACATCACGGGTGTCGTGCACCTGAAGGCCGCGATCTCCGTCCCGCGTGATCGACGAGGCGAGGTGCCGGTCGGCGCGCTCTCGACCGATCCGCTCCGTGTCCCGGAGACGGTGCACGTCGACGCGCTCATCTCCGAGCTCAGAGCCCGCGGATACCAGCTGGCCGTCGTGGTCGACGAGTACGGCGGCACCGCCGGTCTCGTCACGCTGGAGGACCTGGTGGAGGAGCTCGTGGGCGAGGTCTCGGACGAGCACGACCGCACGCGCGCCGGAGTCGTCCGCGGGCGAGACGGCATCACCTTCCCCGGAGAGCTGCGGCCGGACGAGTTGCGACGCAGAGCGGGAGTGGAGGTTCCGGAGGGTGACGTGTACGACACCGTGGCCGGCTACGTCATGAGCGTCCTCGAGCGCGTGCCGTCGGTGGGTGACGAGGTCGACCTCGACACGGGCAAGCTCCAGGTGGTCCGCATGGACGGTCGTCGTGTCGACCGCATCCGCTACGTCCCGAATCAGGATCTTCCCGCAGAGGTGGTCGGACGATGA
- a CDS encoding NADH:flavin oxidoreductase/NADH oxidase encodes MSILFSPLSIRSVTFRNRLWVSPMCMYSAIDGVVQEWHHTHLAQFASGGAGLIVAEATAVVPEGRISPRDAGLWNDEQRDAWVPVVEAIHARGAVAGIQLAHAGRKASTWWPWADARGSVPAADGGWTTTAPSDIAFDGFAEPAALDQDGIDAVVEGFASATRRALDAGFDVLEVHGAHGYLLHQFLSPLSNLRDDEYGGSLENRARLLLRVVGAIREVAGDGVPVFVRISATDHAEGGFTPDEAAIVSGWATEHGADLIDVSSGGLVAHQQISVFPGYQVPLAENVRQGGRIPVSAVGLITAAEQAEQVLADGAADAIFAGREWLRDPHFALRAAHELGAEITWPPQYERARWR; translated from the coding sequence GTGAGCATTCTCTTCTCCCCGCTGAGCATCCGTTCCGTCACGTTCCGCAACCGGCTCTGGGTGTCTCCCATGTGCATGTACAGCGCGATCGACGGCGTCGTCCAGGAATGGCACCACACCCACCTCGCCCAGTTCGCCTCCGGCGGAGCCGGTCTGATCGTCGCCGAGGCGACAGCCGTCGTCCCCGAGGGCCGCATCTCACCACGGGATGCCGGCCTCTGGAACGACGAGCAGCGCGACGCGTGGGTGCCGGTCGTCGAGGCGATCCATGCACGTGGCGCGGTCGCGGGCATCCAGCTCGCGCACGCCGGCCGCAAGGCGTCGACCTGGTGGCCCTGGGCCGACGCGCGCGGATCGGTACCGGCGGCGGACGGCGGATGGACGACCACCGCGCCCTCCGACATCGCCTTCGATGGCTTCGCGGAGCCTGCGGCGCTCGACCAGGACGGCATCGACGCCGTCGTCGAAGGGTTCGCGAGCGCGACCCGCCGTGCCCTCGACGCCGGCTTCGACGTGCTCGAGGTGCACGGTGCGCACGGATACCTGCTGCACCAGTTCCTCTCTCCGCTCTCGAATCTGCGAGACGACGAGTACGGCGGCTCTCTCGAGAACCGCGCTCGACTGCTCCTCCGGGTGGTGGGCGCGATCCGCGAGGTCGCCGGAGACGGGGTGCCCGTCTTCGTGCGCATCTCGGCGACCGATCATGCCGAGGGCGGATTCACCCCCGACGAGGCGGCGATCGTGAGCGGCTGGGCGACCGAGCACGGAGCCGACCTCATCGATGTCTCCAGCGGCGGGCTCGTGGCGCACCAGCAGATCAGCGTGTTCCCCGGATACCAGGTGCCGCTGGCCGAGAACGTGCGCCAGGGCGGACGCATCCCCGTGTCGGCGGTCGGACTGATCACCGCCGCCGAACAGGCCGAGCAGGTGCTCGCCGACGGTGCGGCCGATGCGATCTTCGCGGGTCGCGAGTGGCTGCGCGACCCGCACTTCGCGCTCAGGGCCGCCCATGAGCTCGGCGCCGAGATCACCTGGCCGCCGCAGTACGAGCGGGCGCGCTGGCGCTGA
- a CDS encoding bifunctional o-acetylhomoserine/o-acetylserine sulfhydrylase encodes MSAPETWRFETKQIHSGAAPDPVTKARATPIYQTTSYVFDSADHAANLFALAEFGNIYTRIQNPTQDVLEQRLAALEGGTGALVLASGQAASTFAVLNIAEAGDHIVSSSSIYGGTYNLFKYTLAKLGIEVTFVENQDDPEEWRRAIRPNTKLFFAETIGNPQINILDIRTVADVAHEGGVPLIVDNTIATPYLIRPFEHGADIVVHSVTKFLGGHGTTIGGAIIDGGTFEWSKNVEKFPGLTVPDPSYHGASYTAAVGDPLAYIIKARVQLLRDLGSAIAPQSAWNLIQGIETLSLRIERHVQNAQEIAEWLDGRDDVASVNYSGLPSSPWYAKANHYAPKGVGAVLSFELKGGVEAGREFVNSLSLFSHLANIGDVRSLVIHPASTTHAQLTPEQQLTAGVTPGLVRLSVGIENIDDLKADLDEALGAARRVSEAARA; translated from the coding sequence ATGTCCGCACCCGAGACCTGGCGTTTCGAGACGAAGCAGATCCACTCCGGAGCCGCTCCCGACCCGGTGACCAAGGCCCGCGCAACGCCCATCTACCAGACCACGTCCTACGTGTTCGACAGTGCCGACCACGCGGCGAACCTGTTCGCTCTGGCCGAGTTCGGCAACATCTACACCCGCATCCAGAACCCGACCCAGGACGTCCTGGAGCAGCGCCTCGCGGCACTCGAGGGGGGCACCGGCGCCCTCGTCCTCGCCAGCGGTCAGGCTGCATCGACGTTCGCCGTGCTCAACATCGCCGAAGCCGGCGACCACATCGTGTCGTCGAGCTCGATCTACGGCGGCACCTACAACCTGTTCAAGTACACGCTCGCGAAGCTCGGCATCGAGGTCACGTTCGTCGAGAACCAGGACGACCCCGAGGAGTGGCGCCGCGCCATCCGCCCGAACACCAAGCTGTTCTTCGCGGAGACCATCGGCAACCCGCAGATCAACATCCTCGACATCCGCACCGTCGCAGACGTGGCGCACGAGGGCGGCGTGCCGCTGATCGTGGACAACACGATCGCGACCCCGTACCTGATCCGCCCGTTCGAGCACGGCGCCGACATCGTCGTGCACTCCGTGACGAAGTTCCTCGGCGGCCACGGCACCACCATCGGCGGCGCGATCATCGACGGCGGCACCTTCGAGTGGTCGAAGAACGTCGAGAAGTTCCCCGGGCTCACCGTGCCCGACCCCTCGTACCACGGCGCCAGCTACACCGCTGCCGTCGGCGACCCGCTCGCCTACATCATCAAGGCCCGCGTGCAGCTGCTCCGCGACCTCGGCTCGGCCATCGCACCGCAGAGCGCCTGGAACCTCATCCAGGGCATCGAGACCCTCTCGCTGCGCATCGAGCGCCACGTGCAGAACGCCCAGGAGATCGCCGAGTGGCTCGACGGCCGCGACGACGTCGCGTCGGTCAACTACTCGGGCCTGCCCTCTTCCCCCTGGTATGCCAAGGCGAACCACTACGCCCCCAAAGGCGTCGGAGCGGTGCTGTCCTTCGAGCTCAAGGGCGGCGTCGAGGCCGGTCGCGAGTTCGTGAACAGCCTGTCGCTCTTCAGCCACCTCGCGAACATCGGCGACGTGCGCTCGCTCGTGATCCACCCGGCGTCGACCACGCACGCACAGCTCACTCCCGAGCAGCAGCTCACCGCCGGCGTCACGCCCGGCCTCGTGCGCCTGTCGGTCGGCATCGAGAACATCGACGACCTCAAGGCCGACCTCGACGAGGCGCTCGGCGCGGCTCGCCGTGTGTCGGAGGCCGCTCGGGCCTGA
- a CDS encoding endonuclease/exonuclease/phosphatase family protein yields MGSLPEEPTITATTNSPTHRRSNARAGRVIAVTGLVVLIMIVGVWIPGVVGTAAAALLPWCGLALGVLSAIALIRARRVILVLLVPILVWVLAIAPSTPGFASGAPDGTSTVEIVSQNVRAHSGGAAESAADLAASGADVIALTELDADSLAAARDTLAADYPHSYAIGTVAVWSRLPIADAQALSLGLDWKRALRVVVSAPDADVAVYVMHAASVRPGVQDDRDAMLSGIADAVAADSAESIVVVGDFNAASADPALAAARSQLDWVRPTDGTLGFTWPAALPLARIDHVFVRGLAVLGSTTMRAGSSDHLATVTTLGL; encoded by the coding sequence ATGGGAAGCCTGCCCGAGGAGCCCACGATCACCGCCACGACGAATTCACCGACACACCGACGCTCGAACGCGCGCGCGGGGCGCGTCATCGCCGTCACAGGTCTCGTGGTGCTGATCATGATCGTGGGCGTCTGGATCCCCGGAGTCGTGGGAACCGCGGCCGCCGCGCTCCTTCCCTGGTGCGGCCTCGCGCTCGGAGTCCTGTCGGCGATCGCACTGATCCGCGCCCGCCGCGTCATCCTGGTGCTGCTCGTGCCCATCCTCGTCTGGGTGCTGGCGATCGCCCCCTCCACCCCAGGTTTCGCATCGGGTGCCCCCGACGGGACGTCCACCGTCGAGATCGTCAGCCAGAACGTGCGCGCGCACTCCGGCGGCGCAGCGGAATCCGCAGCAGACCTCGCCGCCTCCGGTGCCGACGTCATCGCGCTGACGGAGCTCGACGCCGACAGCCTCGCCGCCGCCCGTGACACGCTCGCCGCCGACTACCCGCACTCCTACGCGATCGGCACGGTCGCGGTCTGGAGCCGCCTCCCCATCGCCGACGCTCAGGCGCTGTCGCTCGGTCTTGACTGGAAACGCGCGCTGCGCGTGGTGGTGAGCGCGCCGGATGCGGACGTCGCCGTGTACGTCATGCATGCGGCCTCCGTGCGGCCAGGAGTGCAGGACGACCGAGACGCGATGCTGTCCGGCATCGCCGATGCCGTCGCTGCAGACAGCGCCGAGTCGATCGTCGTCGTGGGCGACTTCAACGCCGCCTCCGCCGACCCGGCCCTGGCTGCCGCGCGGTCGCAGCTCGACTGGGTCCGACCGACCGACGGCACCCTCGGGTTCACCTGGCCTGCCGCTCTGCCGCTCGCCAGGATCGACCACGTCTTCGTGCGCGGCCTGGCCGTGCTCGGCTCCACGACGATGCGGGCCGGCAGCAGCGACCACCTGGCGACCGTGACGACGCTCGGCCTCTGA